The Bacillus sp. Y1 genome includes the window GCAGGATTAAAGCCGGTATTGTGGTTAGTTGTATTTACATTGTTTCTTCATCTATTTTTAACAAAGGAAGGGAATCTTCTATTTCAGTGGGGTTGGATAGAAGTGTATGAAGAAGGAATCAAGCAAGGTCTTTTTATTTCCGTGCGATTCTTTTTGCTTATTCTCATGACTTCTCTTTTAACGTTAACAACGACACCTATTGAGATAACAGATGGGTTAGAAGAGCTTCTTGGACCGTTAAAGAGAATTAAATTTCCGGTTCATGAACTTGCGTTAATGATGTCCATCTCCCTAAGGTTCATTCCCACTCTTATGCAAGAGACAGACAAAATTATGAAAGCTCAGTCTGCTCGGGGTGTCGACTTCACTGGAGGACCTGTAAAGGACCGTGTCAAGGCAATTATCCCATTGCTAATCCCTCTGTTTATTTCATCGTTTAAACGGGCGGAGGAGCTCGCTATTGCGATGGAGGCAAGGGGATACCGTGGTGGTGAGGGAAGAACAAAGTATCGGCAATTAAGCTGGGGCGCCAGAGATACATCCATGCTGTTGGCCCTAGGGTTAGTTACGGCTTTACTAGCGGTATTACGAGCGTAGAGGTGTGATACTCATGAAGAGATATAAGTGTAAGATATCTTATGACGGGACCGCATTTCATGGCTATCAGGTACAGCCTAATAAGCGTACGGTTCAATCAGAGCTTGAGGCAGCCCTTAAAAAGCTCCACAAAGGCAGACAAGTAAAGGTGACGGCTTCCGGTCGGACAGATGCCGGAGTGCATGCAAAGGGTCAGGTTATTCATTTTGATTCGAATCTAAACATACCCTTATCAAAGTGGCAACTAGCGTTACATGCAGCTTTACCTAATGAGATTGCCATTTTGGCGGTAGAAGAAGTGAATCAAGACTT containing:
- a CDS encoding energy-coupling factor transporter transmembrane component T family protein, which translates into the protein MDKMIFGRYIPADSVLHRMDPRSKLVLIFLFVCVVFLANNALTYGTLLVYTMIMLSLSKISLRFLLAGLKPVLWLVVFTLFLHLFLTKEGNLLFQWGWIEVYEEGIKQGLFISVRFFLLILMTSLLTLTTTPIEITDGLEELLGPLKRIKFPVHELALMMSISLRFIPTLMQETDKIMKAQSARGVDFTGGPVKDRVKAIIPLLIPLFISSFKRAEELAIAMEARGYRGGEGRTKYRQLSWGARDTSMLLALGLVTALLAVLRA